In uncultured Methanobrevibacter sp., the following proteins share a genomic window:
- a CDS encoding DsbA family protein, whose translation MKITYWSDFACPYCYIGNSRLKRAINDLNLDVEFDIRAFELDQNAPKDVKSTTVERFAIKYDLSIEDARKQVAQISGLGRDEGIDFKYESTLYTNTRDAHRLMKLAQDKYPENVEKLARLLFDAYFVENLKLADKEVLLKIALDAGLDENQINDVLNSNLYNSQVEEDEDIALSGGIHGVPFYLFDNKYSIPGALSYDDFKSVLSQIVAENEVDDDKDADSCADGVCKI comes from the coding sequence ATGAAAATTACATACTGGAGCGACTTTGCCTGTCCATACTGTTACATTGGCAATAGCAGATTAAAAAGAGCAATCAATGATTTAAATTTGGATGTTGAATTTGATATCCGTGCTTTTGAGCTTGATCAAAACGCACCAAAGGATGTCAAATCCACTACTGTTGAAAGGTTTGCCATCAAATATGACCTATCAATTGAAGATGCTAGAAAGCAGGTTGCACAAATTTCAGGGCTTGGCCGTGATGAGGGCATTGATTTTAAATATGAATCAACACTTTACACTAACACCCGTGATGCCCACAGACTGATGAAACTGGCACAGGACAAATATCCTGAAAATGTGGAAAAACTGGCCAGATTACTATTTGATGCTTATTTTGTTGAAAACCTTAAGCTGGCAGATAAGGAAGTGCTACTTAAAATCGCTTTAGATGCAGGTTTGGATGAAAATCAAATAAATGACGTGCTGAACAGTAATTTATACAACAGTCAGGTTGAAGAAGACGAGGATATTGCATTATCCGGAGGAATACACGGTGTTCCATTTTATTTATTTGACAATAAATACTCAATTCCAGGCGCATTATCATATGATGACTTTAAAAGTGTCCTGTCACAAATTGTTGCAGAAAATGAAGTTGATGATGATAAGGACGCAGACAGTTGTGCTGATGGGGTCTGTAAAATATGA
- a CDS encoding tRNA-dihydrouridine synthase: MKSIFDNTKFGSLEVSSRIIRNGLWESQNDSSKNLSQDVFDRYEKLSKNNVGVIVSELISLYSHDRFSDFTDYINAPSFIRDFKEVTSIAHENNTPILAQIGFINCNVNGKQMMEVNDLTLEDIRTIQADYIVAAKKIMFAGFDGIELCIGNNFYLSRVMNPFENTRSDNYGGNTYNRVRMVLEIIKLIKKTTGLHVHCKVNLYQDEEDSLEICKILAENGADSLQITKFLSPQYFRKGQSNQDMLVSFADKVAKNVSIPVVLGGGRSDMDKIIELLNNTDIDFISMQRPFVKDPTFLTQWKIDGYGKSECKTCNNCYWKKQSVCLIEYSD, translated from the coding sequence ATGAAAAGTATATTTGACAACACTAAATTCGGCAGTCTTGAGGTTTCCAGTCGTATAATAAGAAATGGGTTGTGGGAATCCCAAAACGATTCCAGTAAAAATCTGTCTCAGGATGTATTTGACAGATATGAAAAATTATCAAAAAATAATGTTGGCGTAATAGTCTCCGAGTTGATTTCATTATATAGTCATGACAGATTCAGTGATTTTACTGATTATATTAATGCTCCTTCATTCATACGGGACTTTAAAGAGGTTACCAGCATAGCCCATGAAAATAATACTCCAATTCTTGCCCAAATAGGCTTTATCAACTGTAATGTAAATGGGAAACAGATGATGGAAGTCAATGATTTGACTTTGGAGGATATAAGGACAATTCAGGCGGATTATATTGTTGCAGCAAAAAAGATAATGTTTGCAGGATTTGATGGAATAGAATTATGCATAGGCAATAATTTTTATTTATCACGTGTCATGAATCCTTTTGAAAATACACGCAGTGACAATTATGGTGGAAATACTTACAATCGTGTGAGAATGGTTTTGGAGATAATTAAATTGATTAAAAAAACAACAGGATTGCATGTTCACTGTAAGGTTAATTTGTATCAGGATGAAGAGGATTCTCTGGAAATTTGCAAAATTCTTGCTGAAAACGGTGCAGATAGCTTACAGATTACTAAATTCTTATCTCCACAATACTTTAGAAAAGGTCAATCAAATCAAGACATGTTAGTGAGCTTTGCGGATAAAGTTGCAAAGAATGTTTCCATCCCCGTTGTTTTAGGTGGGGGAAGGTCAGATATGGATAAAATCATCGAATTGTTAAATAATACTGATATTGACTTTATTTCAATGCAAAGACCCTTTGTAAAAGATCCTACTTTTTTAACTCAATGGAAAATTGATGGATATGGCAAATCTGAATGTAAAACTTGTAACAACTGCTATTGGAAAAAACAGAGTGTTTGTTTGATAGAATATAGTGATTAA
- a CDS encoding tRNA-dihydrouridine synthase, producing MKSIFDKCKFGDLILNSRIIRTGLWESQQDDLNAIYDRYEKIASSGVGLITSELYSIYPNDKFSEHSFKMSNRNFMTVARKLAEICHSYGVAILGQVEFIKFNRGIDLDISVNDLTVEDIRKIQADIISAAQQLQFAGFDGIQLSIGNNFYLSKFINPYYNQREDNYGGNLFNRSRLVLELVKVMKDNLDLHISCKINTFDERKNGFNSTESFKACKLLEKVGVDSLQLTRPLSPLYFTNKVSGEDELIDYTSKLIDSVDIPVIVGGGFNDMIHMNELLNSTNIEFMSMYRPFVAKEDFLNNWKINGEGKSKCLKCNNCYRTKTSTCYHY from the coding sequence ATGAAATCCATATTTGATAAATGTAAATTCGGTGACTTAATACTTAACAGCAGAATCATCAGAACAGGTTTATGGGAATCCCAACAAGATGATTTAAACGCAATTTATGATAGATATGAAAAAATAGCCTCAAGCGGGGTTGGTCTAATTACTTCTGAGCTGTATTCAATATATCCTAATGATAAGTTTAGTGAACATTCCTTTAAAATGAGCAATCGGAATTTCATGACTGTGGCAAGAAAATTGGCTGAAATTTGCCATAGTTATGGGGTTGCAATTTTAGGGCAAGTTGAATTCATCAAATTCAACCGTGGAATTGACTTGGATATTTCAGTCAATGATTTAACTGTTGAAGATATTCGTAAAATACAGGCGGATATTATTTCTGCAGCTCAACAGTTGCAATTTGCAGGATTTGACGGGATTCAATTGTCAATAGGTAATAATTTTTACCTATCTAAATTCATCAATCCATATTATAATCAAAGGGAAGATAATTATGGTGGAAATTTATTTAATAGGTCACGTTTGGTTTTGGAATTGGTTAAAGTAATGAAAGATAACTTGGATTTACATATTTCCTGCAAAATCAACACGTTTGATGAGAGGAAAAATGGATTTAATTCAACTGAAAGTTTTAAAGCTTGTAAATTACTTGAAAAAGTTGGAGTTGACAGTCTTCAGTTAACACGACCTCTTTCACCTTTGTATTTCACCAACAAAGTATCTGGAGAAGATGAACTAATAGATTATACTTCTAAACTAATAGATTCTGTTGACATTCCTGTCATTGTTGGTGGGGGATTTAATGATATGATTCATATGAATGAATTGCTGAACAGTACTAATATTGAATTCATGTCAATGTACAGGCCTTTTGTTGCGAAGGAAGATTTTTTAAATAATTGGAAAATCAATGGTGAAGGTAAATCCAAATGTTTGAAATGCAATAATTGTTATAGGACAAAGACCAGCACATGTTACCATTATTAG
- a CDS encoding helix-turn-helix domain-containing protein — MISNDICPIGNTLDLFNRKWIFCIMSNIFRGMTHFNEFKDANPTISNHVLAQTLKYMEEQELITKTVVDEHHNKTEYALTPKGLRANRILYEITEYYFDELNYSNSDDVEIEELLGEYRKIYNIR, encoded by the coding sequence ATGATTAGCAATGATATTTGCCCGATTGGAAATACTTTAGATTTGTTTAACAGGAAATGGATTTTTTGTATCATGTCAAATATATTCAGGGGAATGACACATTTCAACGAGTTTAAGGATGCAAATCCCACAATCAGTAATCATGTGTTGGCACAGACTCTGAAGTATATGGAAGAACAGGAACTAATCACCAAGACAGTTGTTGATGAGCACCATAATAAGACAGAATATGCTTTAACTCCTAAAGGCCTTAGGGCTAATAGGATACTATATGAAATCACTGAGTATTATTTTGATGAATTGAATTATTCCAATTCTGATGATGTGGAAATTGAAGAACTTTTGGGTGAATACCGCAAAATTTACAATATCCGGTAA